A stretch of Fundicoccus culcitae DNA encodes these proteins:
- a CDS encoding TetR/AcrR family transcriptional regulator gives MSTQARIDICTALSDLLNHKSFEDITVKDITLKSGYSRATFYRHFKDKYEVMNYAYTYKVDQLIDVYGENNQEIIIQTLEYMQNHSVYFKHVAKSEGQNSFTNFVYQYTIDYFNQYQSDALANYSNDNDEKSSLLVFISSGSVAIVNQWIKDNFKQPAKWIGQLIYRLLPDPIKPLN, from the coding sequence ATGTCAACACAGGCTAGAATAGATATTTGCACTGCATTAAGCGATTTACTAAATCATAAATCTTTTGAAGATATTACCGTGAAAGATATCACATTGAAAAGTGGGTATAGCCGTGCCACTTTTTACCGCCATTTTAAAGATAAGTATGAAGTGATGAATTATGCGTACACATATAAGGTGGATCAACTAATAGACGTTTATGGTGAGAATAACCAAGAAATCATTATTCAAACTTTAGAGTATATGCAAAATCATTCTGTCTATTTTAAGCATGTTGCAAAAAGTGAAGGTCAGAATTCTTTTACAAATTTTGTCTATCAATATACTATCGACTATTTCAATCAATATCAGTCTGATGCTTTAGCGAATTATTCTAATGATAATGATGAGAAGTCTTCTTTGCTTGTTTTCATTAGTAGTGGTTCGGTTGCGATTGTTAATCAATGGATTAAGGACAATTTTAAACAACCAGCGAAATGGATTGGTCAGTTGATTTATCGATTACTACCTGATCCGATCAAACCACTAAACTAG
- a CDS encoding NADH-dependent flavin oxidoreductase, with product MYMSLTDSLTFNNGATVTNRLVMPPMITFHANEDGTVSQTTLDYYGARSNVAGMIIVEACSVTETGKGVPFQIGVYDDKFIPGLKQLAQTLKKDGNKAIVQLQHAGRESGEAYKLFNEAHAPSAFDMEFLGYPVKELTNEQIESIIEDFGQATRRLMEAGFDGVEIHGANHYLLQQFFSEYSNRRTDNWGGSLEKRMKFPLAVVKEVCRVVEESGRKDFIIGYRISPEEIHEENFGYSYKESTQLIDAVLAYPLDYIHLSLMTQYDQKATNSDRTYSELFKEVIADRAKLIIVSNVFSQTDAEKALEYGDLVGIGRASLIDPEFGKKIIENRGDEIVSTLTQAQFDKAKWPPVLSQMYKSGNYPLPPMPGIETI from the coding sequence ATATACATGTCATTAACAGATTCATTAACATTTAATAATGGAGCTACTGTCACAAACCGTCTAGTAATGCCGCCAATGATTACTTTCCACGCTAATGAGGATGGAACCGTCTCACAAACAACTTTAGATTACTATGGCGCACGTTCAAACGTTGCAGGTATGATTATTGTAGAAGCTTGTTCTGTCACTGAAACAGGTAAGGGTGTCCCTTTTCAAATTGGTGTTTATGACGATAAATTCATACCAGGCTTAAAACAATTAGCTCAAACACTCAAAAAAGATGGCAACAAAGCCATTGTACAATTACAGCATGCAGGTCGTGAATCAGGAGAAGCTTACAAATTATTCAATGAAGCACATGCACCAAGCGCTTTTGATATGGAATTCCTAGGCTATCCTGTAAAAGAGTTAACCAACGAACAGATTGAATCAATTATCGAAGATTTCGGTCAAGCGACACGCCGTTTGATGGAAGCAGGTTTCGATGGCGTTGAGATTCATGGTGCTAACCATTACCTCTTACAACAATTCTTTTCAGAATATTCTAACCGCCGCACGGATAATTGGGGTGGAAGCCTTGAAAAACGCATGAAGTTCCCTCTAGCAGTAGTGAAGGAAGTTTGCCGTGTCGTTGAAGAAAGTGGTCGCAAAGACTTTATTATTGGCTACCGCATCTCTCCTGAAGAAATTCATGAAGAAAACTTTGGCTATTCATACAAGGAATCAACTCAATTAATTGACGCCGTCCTAGCCTACCCGCTCGATTATATTCACTTATCCCTAATGACTCAATATGACCAAAAAGCAACCAACTCAGATCGGACATATAGCGAGCTTTTCAAAGAGGTCATTGCAGATCGGGCTAAACTCATTATTGTTTCCAATGTCTTCTCTCAAACGGATGCTGAAAAAGCCTTAGAGTATGGGGACCTAGTAGGAATCGGTCGTGCCTCTTTAATTGACCCTGAATTCGGTAAGAAAATCATTGAAAATCGTGGCGATGAAATTGTTTCAACATTAACTCAAGCACAATTCGACAAAGCCAAATGGCCACCTGTCTTAAGCCAAATGTACAAATCCGGCAACTATCCTTTACCACCGATGCCAGGCATTGAAACCATTTAA